ATCTCCCAGGCCTCCACACTCGTCGGCTTGCGCGTGGGACACTCTGTGGTGGTTAAGGCTATCGCCGAAGCACTGCGCCGTAGCGCCCTATTTCTTCGCCTAGGTGTATTGACCACGGACGTTAGGAACATGCGGCGTGGTTAGGTGACAAAAAGAAGACCTCCAAGTGGAGTGGGGCTTGTCTAAGAGTCCGATCCACAAGGAGGTCTTCAATGTCCCATGCTAACGCGCTTCTGACGCCGAAGGGGCGACTTCGGCTGGCCCGGTGCGTGGTCGAGGACGGGTGGTCCCTTCGCAGGGCGGCTAAATGATTCCAGGTGTCTGTCACGACAGCTGCGCGGTGGGCGTGGACCGGTCGTTCATCCCGGCCTCACCAAGAGCCCGGTAACGGGCCGTCACCAACCTCGGGTCAATACACCTATGCGGCATCGCCCCGGACGCGCCTATCGCGTCGCTGGGGACTTCAAAAGGTAGACGGCGACCAATCTCGCCCCCTCGATGACTTGCACGCCTGTTGCGAGGTTTTGAGTTGAACTTTATTAGTCGTCAGCTCTTCGTGCGAGGTTCACGGAAACGCCACTGGGCGTGAGCAGATCGCTAGTCAGCCACTGATAGATCTCCCCGCACAGTCGGCGGTAGCGCTCTGGGTCAAGCTTCTGCCCGCCCGTGACGTCTCCGTGAGCAATCGGATTCCTTACAGAGTAGAGGTCGTTCAAACTGTCGCGCCTCGGCCTAGTCAAGAACTCATCAAATCGGGCGGCATGATCTTCTCCGAAGCGGCCTAAAAGCTTTGCGAAGGAGTCCGCGTTGAGGTTGGGAGCATGGGAGAAGAATGACTTGGCGAACGCCCGGCTTGGGCCTCCGCCCGTTGAATCGAGGTAAAGGTGTACGCTCACATAAACGAGTTGTTCCAAAAAGCCGGCGCATCGTAGGCATAAATAACGGCGAAGATCCTCTTGCAGCCGCATCTGGTCAACCGGTATGAAAGTGATTGCCTTATGGTAGCGCTCGAACTCTGATTCTAGACGAGTCCAGAGGGAGTATGCTGCGGGGTGGGCGATAGTAGTCTCGGACATTTCTATCCCAATAACACCGAGTAGGCTGTCCTTAGCCTCCCGTACACACTGTCACGGTGAGACGTACTGCGCGAGACCCAGTCAGTGTAGTGTTCGTCGGCCCGCAGCGTTACGATCGCCTCCCTGA
This region of Arthrobacter sp. DNA4 genomic DNA includes:
- a CDS encoding HEPN domain-containing protein, producing the protein MSETTIAHPAAYSLWTRLESEFERYHKAITFIPVDQMRLQEDLRRYLCLRCAGFLEQLVYVSVHLYLDSTGGGPSRAFAKSFFSHAPNLNADSFAKLLGRFGEDHAARFDEFLTRPRRDSLNDLYSVRNPIAHGDVTGGQKLDPERYRRLCGEIYQWLTSDLLTPSGVSVNLARRADD